GTCTCCAATGTGCTCATTGATCGTTTGAATAATAAGTTAAGTCAATTTGATAAAAAATATTCATTAACGTATTGGGATTGGCAAGGATTTTACGACGCAAATAATTATTGCCGACCTGAGCTAACCATCGAGGGGGTCCACCTGACTCAAGCTGGCTACCAGTTGTTGGCAGAAGGCATCGATAAAATCATTAGAAGAGGAGCTAAGCAATGACCAAAACACTCTCCAAACGACTTAAGGGAATCGCAAATTACGTTGAAAAGGGAAGTTATATAGCAGATATTGGTTCAGACCACGCTCATATTCCGATTTATTTATTAGACCAAGGACTGATTAAGGGGGCTATTTGTAGTGAAGTCGCTCAAGGACCTTATGAGCGGATGTGTCAAGCCGTACTTGATAATCACTATGGCGACTTAGTATCTTGCCGCTTGGGCAATGGTTTAGCCACCTTAACAAAAGAAGACCCAGTCGATACGGTTATAATTGCAGGTATGGGGGGAAAGCTCATTCATGAAATTTTGCTCGCTGGTGAGGATATTTTGTCGCAATTAGACTATCCCAAGTTAATTTTACAGGCAAATATTGATGAATACCTCTTGCGCCAATGGTTATTGGATAAAGGCTACCAAATTGTAGGGGAAGAGATTTTAGAAGACGCAGGAAAAATTTATGAAATTATTGCTGCCGAATATGTCGGAAAGGTCCCTGCTCTCAGTGACAGCCAACTTTATCTAGGTATTTATACCAAGAATAGTAATCCAGCTATTTTTAGGAAAAAGTGGACCCGGCGCCAACACAAGGTAGAGAGCATCCTTCAACAAATGAATGGGGAAGCGCTTAGCCAACGACGTCAGCAATTTAGTCAACAGTTAGCAATGATCAAACAAGCCTTGGAGGGTGATAGTGATGACCAATAAAGTAACCGTCAGCGACCTTGTCCAGTATTTTGAAAACCGTTTTCCTACTGCCTATGCGCTTGAAGGCGATCCTATTGGCTTACATTTTGGTTCTTTAGATCAAGAGGTCAAGCGGGTTTTAGTGACTTTAGATGTCCGTCCGGAGGTGGTTGAGGAGGCCATAGAGAAACAAGTTGACTTTATTTTTTCCCACCATCCGGTAATATTTAGACCAGCAAAGCGCCTCAGCGAGGATGATCCCCAACAAGCCATGTATGCCAAGCTGATTAGGCACCAAATTGCCGTCTACAGTGCTCATACTAATCTTGATAGTAGTCAGCCTGGAATGAATGATTGGTTGGCTGAACGTTATGGGATAGAAAATGCCGAGGTTTTTGCTGCTCATTACCATGAAAAAAATTACCGCCTGGTCACTTTTTTACCCAAGGAGAGTTTGCCTGCCTTCAAAGAGGCGCTTAGTGCCTATCCTCTTTCTGTTATTGGAAATTACCAGCATTGTTTCTTTCAATGGACTGGTCAAGGAAGTTTTATTCCTGTAGAAGGGGCGCAACCAAAAATTGGTGAAGTAGATCAAGAAACTGAGCTTGAGGAAATTGCCCTGTCCCTAACTGTCAAGGAAGGGGAAAAGGAGAAAGTTTGTGACTTGGTAAAAAAATACCATCCTTATGAAGAACCGGTCGTTGAAATCTATGAGAAGAATAATGATTATCAAAGTATTGGTATGGGTAGAATTGGGGAATTAAAAGCGAAAATTTCCTTTAAAGATTATGTGGAAAAAATTAAGGATCTTTCTCACTTAGAAGGAATTCGCTTTGTGACTAAGGATGACAAGGCTCTCATTCACCGGGTAGCCGTATTAGGTGGGGCAGGTTCGTCCTATTATCAAGCAGCCAAGGCAGCCGGGGCTGATGTTTTTATTACGGCTGACGCGGATTACCATACTGCCCATGATATCTATGAAAGTGGCCTGAGTCTAATTGACCCCGGTCACCATATGGAAGCTATTTGTATTCCCTATGTCCTAGACGAGTTGACCCAGTGGAGCCAAACCAATCATTTGGGGTTGGCTGTCTTCCCTTCAGAGGTCAACACTGATCCTTTTCATTTCTTGTAGGAGTCTATTAAAGGAAGGTTAGCATGCGTTTACAAATCACACGTATTTTAGAAACTAAGGATAATCGTGAGGGCACATTGAGAGATATGGCAAGCTTCTTAGCGGCTGATCAAAATCACCGGGTCTTTTATTTAGTTCCCGAACATATGAAGTTTGATATGGAGAAAATTATTCTTGATAATATCCAAACTTATAAAAGTAAGCCTGCTAGTGGTGATGGGGTTGCCATGATGCGCTTACAGGTCTTTTCTTTTAAACGATTGGCCTGGTATTTTTTAGAACAAAACCAAGAGCCCATTCAATCAGGACTAGATGATATTGGCCTAATGATGCTGATCAAGCAAATCTTAAATGACTTGCAGGAAGATTTACTTATCTTTCGCCGCGAAAGTAGCTATATTGGGTTTCAAGAACAATTAACCCAATTGTTTAAGGAATTTGACCAGGGAAATATCAGTAGTCAACGTTTAATTGAAATCTACCATACAGTAGAGGCAGAGGTGGACGGCCAAGATCCCCTATTAGATAATCAATTAGATAAATTAAGAGAACTTATTCTTATCTATCAAAGCTTTGAAAACAAGTTAGCCGATCAAATTCTTACCGAACAAGCTCTCTACAAACAATTAAAGCATTACCTGGCGACAACCGATTTATCTCAGGTTAGAGTGGTCGTTGATGGTTTCTACCGTTTTACTGCTAATGAATTTGATATCCTTGGCGACTTATTGGCGGCTTGTGACCAAGTAGAAGTAATATTAACCCTGGATAGTAAAAAGGCAATGAAGGCTGAATTTCAAGGGCAAGATTTATTTAGTTTGAGTCGGCAAAGCTATAATAACTTAGTCCAATTAGCCAAAGCTATCGATTGTCCCCTGATGCTTGATCGTGTGGGTAAGATTAATGAACAGTTTGATCCAGGCTTTTACTTACTTGACCAGACCCTAGTGAAAGACTGGTCGAATGACAAGGCAGCCTACGCTACTATTTCCAAAGAAGAGCAAGACCAAGTAAAAAATCTGCTCCAAGTGTGGTCCTGCCAAACCCCCTATATTGAAGCAGAACAAGTGGCTAACCAAATTTATCATTTAGTCAGTTGTCAAGCCTATCGTTATCAGGATATTCAAATTTTGACTAGGGACTTTGATCAAGTAAGAGAACAGCTTTTGCCTTATTTAAAGATGAATAATATTCCCTATTTCCTTGACGATAGTGAATCCATGGCAGACCATCCCTTATTTTTATTTATTGATGCGCTTATTCGCATTTACCGTTATGATTGGCGCTATGAGGATATCTTTAATCTGTTACGAACTGAACTGTTATTGCCCTTGCATGATTCTGAGGATCCCTGGTCTGAAGTCGAAAGTTTCCGTCGAGAAGTCGATCTCACAGAAAACGTGGTGCTACAAAATGGCTATGAGGGTAAACAATGGTGGCAAAAAGGGGTCACTTGGTCATATTTAAGGGTGGATGATTACGGGCAAGTGGTTGCTAGTGAATCAGATCAAAAAACTCAGGAAATTGCTAATCAAGTCAAAGCCTTTCTTGCTGAAGCCTTAGATGGCCTTTTTACAGCTTTTGACCAAGCAAGCAATAATCATGAAGCTTTGCTGGCCCTCTATCAATTTTTAGTCCACTATCAGATTCCTGAACAATTAATGCTTTGGGCCCAAAATAATGCCCTTAATAACCGCTTAGATGAGGGACGGCACCATGAACAAGCTTGGCAAGCCTTTATCAAAGTGCTTGATCAATATGATCGTTTATTTAAGGATCAAAGCTTTAAAATTCAAGATTTTCAAGAAGTTTTGGCCAGTGCCTTTAACCAGACAAAATATAATATGGTTCCCCCAACCTTAGATTCAGTAACAATTCGAGGAATTGACAGTCAACGTTCAGAACATAAAAAGGTAACCTTTGTTATGGCTTTGACCAAGTCTAATTTACCTAAGGCCTATCAAAACCATAGCCTACTGACGGATGAAGATCGTGAGGTTCTAAATCACTATTTTAACGTCAATGAAGGCTTGAATCTAAGTAGCCAAGTCAAGACAAATAACGAAAAATTTATTACCTATAAACTCTTTTTATCTGCTAGCGAGCGCTTATATTTGTCTTTTCCCTATAATCAACTAGGGGATAAAACGATAGATATTTCTCCCTATTTAGCTTACTTAATTGAGCGCTTTGACCTCGAAGTTTGGGATAAAAAATCACTAGCCTTGCCAATGTCTGAGAAAGACTCTCTAGTCTTTGGAAATTGGCGTAGTCAATTACATTACTTGATCCAAGTTTATCAAGGCAATAAAAGTCAGCACTTGGCGGTTTCAGACCGATGGGAAGCACTTAAAGAAGCTTTGAGCCAAGAGACTAAGAGTCGGGATTATAGCCTCAGAGTACTCCAGGGACTAAACCACCAAAATAAAGTGGTCAATTTAAGTTCAGAGGAAGCAAAGGCCCTATATGGATCTCAACTGGCGGTATCCGTCTCAAGCTTAGAATTGTATAATAAGGATCCTTTTTCTTACTTTTTACAGTACGGTTTAAAGTTAAGAGAGCGACCCATCTTTAAAATTGATGAGCGCCTGACAGGAAGTTATTTCCACCGGGTACTGCAAGAATATTATGACCTAAAGAAACAGTCGGATGATTCATTTGATGAATTATTTAGCCAGGCGCTTAATACTACTTTAAAGGATCCAGCCTATGATATTTTTTCTGCCAACCAGTTTTATAATTACCAATTAGAACAATTAAACTTTAACCTTAATCGTTTTATCAAACAATTTGATATAAAAATGAATAAGACCAAGTGGTATAACCATGCCAATGAAGCAAGTTTTGGGATGAAGGCGGATCAATCCTATTCCTTTAATCTTTCTGACCAGACTAGGGTTCACCTGCGGGGAATTATTGACCGCATTGATACTTTTAATTGGCAGTTTAAGGGGCAAGATTACTTAGTTAGTCAAATCACTGATTATAAATCAGGATCAAGAGCTATCAGTCTTGGAGATATTTTCCAAGGGACTAATATCCAGTTATATACATATTTATTAGTCTGTTTGGAAAAATTTCAAGCCCAAAATCCCGATAAAAAGATTATTCCATTTGGAGCCTTTTACCAA
This genomic stretch from Aerococcus mictus harbors:
- a CDS encoding Nif3-like dinuclear metal center hexameric protein; the encoded protein is MTNKVTVSDLVQYFENRFPTAYALEGDPIGLHFGSLDQEVKRVLVTLDVRPEVVEEAIEKQVDFIFSHHPVIFRPAKRLSEDDPQQAMYAKLIRHQIAVYSAHTNLDSSQPGMNDWLAERYGIENAEVFAAHYHEKNYRLVTFLPKESLPAFKEALSAYPLSVIGNYQHCFFQWTGQGSFIPVEGAQPKIGEVDQETELEEIALSLTVKEGEKEKVCDLVKKYHPYEEPVVEIYEKNNDYQSIGMGRIGELKAKISFKDYVEKIKDLSHLEGIRFVTKDDKALIHRVAVLGGAGSSYYQAAKAAGADVFITADADYHTAHDIYESGLSLIDPGHHMEAICIPYVLDELTQWSQTNHLGLAVFPSEVNTDPFHFL
- a CDS encoding tRNA (adenine(22)-N(1))-methyltransferase is translated as MTKTLSKRLKGIANYVEKGSYIADIGSDHAHIPIYLLDQGLIKGAICSEVAQGPYERMCQAVLDNHYGDLVSCRLGNGLATLTKEDPVDTVIIAGMGGKLIHEILLAGEDILSQLDYPKLILQANIDEYLLRQWLLDKGYQIVGEEILEDAGKIYEIIAAEYVGKVPALSDSQLYLGIYTKNSNPAIFRKKWTRRQHKVESILQQMNGEALSQRRQQFSQQLAMIKQALEGDSDDQ
- a CDS encoding PD-(D/E)XK nuclease family protein, giving the protein MRLQITRILETKDNREGTLRDMASFLAADQNHRVFYLVPEHMKFDMEKIILDNIQTYKSKPASGDGVAMMRLQVFSFKRLAWYFLEQNQEPIQSGLDDIGLMMLIKQILNDLQEDLLIFRRESSYIGFQEQLTQLFKEFDQGNISSQRLIEIYHTVEAEVDGQDPLLDNQLDKLRELILIYQSFENKLADQILTEQALYKQLKHYLATTDLSQVRVVVDGFYRFTANEFDILGDLLAACDQVEVILTLDSKKAMKAEFQGQDLFSLSRQSYNNLVQLAKAIDCPLMLDRVGKINEQFDPGFYLLDQTLVKDWSNDKAAYATISKEEQDQVKNLLQVWSCQTPYIEAEQVANQIYHLVSCQAYRYQDIQILTRDFDQVREQLLPYLKMNNIPYFLDDSESMADHPLFLFIDALIRIYRYDWRYEDIFNLLRTELLLPLHDSEDPWSEVESFRREVDLTENVVLQNGYEGKQWWQKGVTWSYLRVDDYGQVVASESDQKTQEIANQVKAFLAEALDGLFTAFDQASNNHEALLALYQFLVHYQIPEQLMLWAQNNALNNRLDEGRHHEQAWQAFIKVLDQYDRLFKDQSFKIQDFQEVLASAFNQTKYNMVPPTLDSVTIRGIDSQRSEHKKVTFVMALTKSNLPKAYQNHSLLTDEDREVLNHYFNVNEGLNLSSQVKTNNEKFITYKLFLSASERLYLSFPYNQLGDKTIDISPYLAYLIERFDLEVWDKKSLALPMSEKDSLVFGNWRSQLHYLIQVYQGNKSQHLAVSDRWEALKEALSQETKSRDYSLRVLQGLNHQNKVVNLSSEEAKALYGSQLAVSVSSLELYNKDPFSYFLQYGLKLRERPIFKIDERLTGSYFHRVLQEYYDLKKQSDDSFDELFSQALNTTLKDPAYDIFSANQFYNYQLEQLNFNLNRFIKQFDIKMNKTKWYNHANEASFGMKADQSYSFNLSDQTRVHLRGIIDRIDTFNWQFKGQDYLVSQITDYKSGSRAISLGDIFQGTNIQLYTYLLVCLEKFQAQNPDKKIIPFGAFYQKMSAPLKKIENQSEYAEMMEKNASGTVDLSQELKSNEYFLASQQLLEDIMEEGYDGEDLYAYGLKKDGDFDKNRSRKILTLKEFQALLDYIKEVIYNSSENIMSGDIQLRPLEDEKYLPSTTAYKSIAQFDLTEPGKHYRDRLKLSKEAFFQMIANKLNETSEEEE